In Microbulbifer pacificus, the genomic stretch AGCAAAAGCCTGCGCCAATGTCGGCTAAACCCAGGGAAAAGAGCTAGTTTTGTCTGCAGTAGGATATTTTTCAGGGAGTCGTCCATGCCACCTGTTGCCGCTGTATCGCTGGTATTTGCGCTGGTGCTGGGTGCCGTGTTGTGGATTTACCTGCTGCGGATCAGCTTTGCAGATTCTACTCTGTTCGGCATCATCGCCCTGCTGCTGCCACCCCTCGCCCTGCTTTTTCTGATACCGCGGTGGCAATCTCACCGGGAGCTGTTTGCCCTGGCCCTCGCGGTGCTGGGCTTAATCAGCATAGCGGGTATCGCGACGGGTTGAGACCTGACTCAGGGCTCCTCCGACAATTCCTCTCTGTTGCCGCGTCTGATCCAGCGCCCAAAGAACACTCCGATTTCGAACAACAGCCACATGGGTACGGCCAGCAGAGTCTGGGAAATGACATCTGGCGGCGTCAGCAGCATGCCGATGGCGAAACAGGCCACGATGACGTAGGGACGTTTTTTGGCCAGGTCCTGCGCCGATACCACGCCACTCCAGATGAGCACGATGGTGGCGATAGGAATTTCAAAGGCAAAACCAAAGGCAAAAAACAGCTTCAATGCCAGATCGAGATACATACGGATATCCGGCATTACCTTGATGTCCGCATCCGCCGAACTGATGAAAAATTCGAAGATCAGCGGGAATACCACGTAATACGCAAACGCCATACCGGCGTAAAACAGCACGATACTGGAAAACAACAGCGGAGCGATCAGACGTTTTTCGTGCTTGTACAGACCGGGAGCGATAAATGCCCAGAACTGATAGAGCACAAACGGGATGGCGGTAAAAAACGCCAGCACAAATGTCGTTTTGAAGGGGGTGAGAAAAGGCGAGGTGACCTCAGTGGCAATCATGCCCGCGCCTTCCGTAAGACGCGCCTGCAGCGGGTCGGCGACGAAATCGTAGATCTCATTGGCGAAGGGTGCCATACAGGCAAAAATCGCAATCACCACCAGCAGGGTTTTCAGCAGACGATCGCGCAGCTCGATCAGGTGCTCGATAAAAGGTTGTTCCCTGTCAGTCATTGCTGGTCACTCGCGGGAACGTATTTATCACTCGTGAAATGTCGCTCATTGAGGCTTATCTTCCGCCGGACGCGATTTGTTTGTGGGTGGTGTGTCGGCGGCGTCCCTCACGGGAGCCTCTTGCGGGTCGACGCGGTCCACTTCCGCCCAGGTGTCATCTTCTTCGTGTTTGAAGTGGTCCGGATGATGAGGGTTGTACTCCGGATCACCGTGGTCGTGTAGATGTTCGGGATATTCCGGGTCTTCCAGATCCTCGTCGCTTTCATCGTCTTCCGGCAGGTATTCTTCGGCGCGCCGGGTTCCGGTTTCCTGCTCTGGCAGATAATCCTGCGCGACGCGAAGC encodes the following:
- the tatC gene encoding twin-arginine translocase subunit TatC; protein product: MTDREQPFIEHLIELRDRLLKTLLVVIAIFACMAPFANEIYDFVADPLQARLTEGAGMIATEVTSPFLTPFKTTFVLAFFTAIPFVLYQFWAFIAPGLYKHEKRLIAPLLFSSIVLFYAGMAFAYYVVFPLIFEFFISSADADIKVMPDIRMYLDLALKLFFAFGFAFEIPIATIVLIWSGVVSAQDLAKKRPYVIVACFAIGMLLTPPDVISQTLLAVPMWLLFEIGVFFGRWIRRGNREELSEEP